A part of Microbacterium atlanticum genomic DNA contains:
- a CDS encoding sugar ABC transporter ATP-binding protein codes for MTKSFAGVKALRGVDLDVRAGEVHCVLGQNGAGKSTLIKTLAGVHAPDEGTISWLGERVVIPNPESAIELGIATMYQELDVVDGLTIAENIFLGHELSRGGFTKRSEAARQTRELLRRLGHANLSPHTEVGSLSAANKQIVSMARALSHDIKLIIMDEPSAVLDTEEVKNLFHVVRELTASGIAVVYITHRLEEIRQIGDRITVLKDGRSMASGIPVSGTPTAELIKLMTGREVANVFPAPVPVPADAPVVLEVQDLALAGVFEDVSFSVRAGEIVGLAGLVGSGRSEILETIYGARRSTHGTVKVAGDELRRGSVVAAVNAGIGLSPEERKSQGLVLDEPIYFNVTLASVSRFARAGFLDERGARAAARAQIESLELRPADPDRATITLSGGNQQKILLARWLVHGTKVLLLDEPTRGVDVGARAEIYALIRELAAAGNAIVVVSSEIEEVLGLADTVLVIADGRILETRPASQIDEHGVLDLVMKGTAA; via the coding sequence GTGACGAAGTCCTTCGCGGGCGTCAAGGCGCTGCGCGGCGTCGACCTCGACGTGCGCGCGGGCGAGGTGCACTGCGTCCTGGGCCAGAACGGCGCCGGCAAGTCGACGCTCATCAAGACACTCGCAGGGGTCCACGCCCCGGACGAGGGCACGATCTCGTGGCTCGGCGAGCGGGTCGTGATCCCCAACCCGGAGTCGGCGATCGAGCTGGGCATCGCCACGATGTACCAAGAGCTCGACGTCGTCGACGGACTCACGATCGCCGAGAACATCTTCCTCGGCCACGAGCTCTCGCGCGGCGGGTTCACGAAGCGATCCGAAGCGGCCAGGCAGACGCGCGAGCTGCTGCGGCGACTCGGACACGCCAACCTCTCGCCGCACACCGAGGTCGGCTCGCTGAGCGCGGCCAACAAGCAGATCGTGAGCATGGCGCGCGCGCTGTCGCACGACATCAAGCTCATCATCATGGACGAGCCCTCGGCCGTCCTGGACACCGAAGAGGTGAAGAACCTCTTCCACGTCGTCCGGGAGCTGACCGCCTCGGGCATCGCCGTCGTCTACATCACGCATCGCCTGGAGGAGATCCGCCAGATCGGCGATCGCATCACGGTGCTCAAGGACGGCCGCTCGATGGCCAGCGGCATCCCCGTCTCGGGCACGCCGACCGCAGAGCTCATCAAGCTGATGACCGGGCGGGAGGTCGCGAACGTCTTCCCTGCCCCCGTCCCGGTGCCGGCCGACGCCCCCGTCGTGCTGGAGGTGCAGGACCTGGCGCTGGCCGGCGTCTTCGAAGACGTGTCTTTCTCGGTGCGTGCCGGAGAGATCGTGGGGCTGGCGGGGCTGGTCGGATCGGGACGCTCGGAGATCCTCGAGACCATCTACGGAGCGCGTCGCTCGACGCACGGAACGGTGAAGGTCGCCGGCGACGAGCTGCGCCGCGGGTCGGTGGTCGCGGCGGTGAATGCCGGGATCGGCCTCTCGCCGGAGGAGCGCAAGAGCCAGGGGCTCGTCCTCGACGAGCCGATCTACTTCAACGTCACGCTCGCATCGGTGTCCCGGTTCGCGCGGGCCGGATTCCTCGACGAGCGCGGCGCACGGGCGGCCGCCCGAGCCCAGATCGAATCTCTCGAGCTGCGTCCCGCCGACCCCGACCGCGCGACGATCACGCTGTCCGGCGGCAACCAGCAGAAGATCCTTCTCGCGCGCTGGCTCGTGCACGGCACCAAGGTGCTGCTGCTGGACGAGCCGACTCGCGGCGTCGACGTCGGCGCGCGCGCCGAGATCTATGCGCTCATCCGCGAGCTCGCCGCTGCAGGGAACGCCATCGTCGTGGTCTCGAGCGAGATCGAGGAGGTGCTCGGCCTCGCCGACACCGTCCTCGTCATCGCCGACGGCCGCATCCTCGAAACCCGCCCCGCCTCCCAGATCGACGAGCACGGTGTGCTCGACCTCGTCATGAAAGGAACCGCCGCGTGA